The following are encoded in a window of Lacinutrix sp. WUR7 genomic DNA:
- a CDS encoding DUF1972 domain-containing protein, with protein MKIAIIGTRGVPNHHGGFEQFAEFFSVFLADNKHDVYVYNSHTHPYQESTFKGVKIIHCKDPENVIGTPGQFLYDLNCIRDARKRDFDIILQLGYTSNSVWHRFLPKKAIIITNMDGLEWKRSKYSKPVQTFLKYAEKLAINSSDYLISDSIGIQEYIQNTYNKDSTYIAYGADNFINEDSAVLESYNVTPYKYNMLIARFEPENNLETILDGASLADKKETFLVVGKHDANEFGEYLKKKYIDHKNIRFIGGVYNLEHLNNLRHFSNLYFHGHSVGGTNPSLLEAMASTTLIIANDNVFNKAILNEDAFYFTDKNEVAKYIDTINKEAYQDKITNNFKKIEDTFNWNKINNEYLKLLLKALKEKK; from the coding sequence TTGAAGATAGCAATAATAGGAACTAGAGGGGTTCCAAATCATCACGGAGGATTTGAGCAATTTGCGGAATTCTTTTCGGTTTTTTTAGCCGATAATAAGCACGACGTATATGTATATAATTCGCATACGCACCCTTACCAAGAAAGTACGTTTAAAGGAGTAAAAATTATTCATTGTAAAGATCCAGAAAATGTAATAGGTACTCCCGGACAGTTTTTATACGACTTAAACTGTATAAGAGATGCCAGAAAAAGAGATTTTGACATCATACTACAACTAGGGTATACAAGTAATTCTGTTTGGCATCGGTTTTTGCCTAAAAAAGCCATAATAATCACCAACATGGATGGTTTAGAATGGAAAAGAAGTAAATACTCTAAACCCGTACAAACCTTTCTAAAATATGCCGAAAAACTTGCTATAAATAGTAGTGATTATTTAATCTCAGATTCTATTGGTATACAAGAGTATATTCAAAACACCTATAATAAAGATTCTACATACATTGCGTATGGAGCAGATAACTTTATAAATGAAGATAGCGCGGTTTTAGAATCCTACAATGTAACTCCGTATAAATACAACATGTTAATTGCTAGATTTGAACCAGAAAATAATCTAGAAACGATTTTAGATGGCGCAAGCCTTGCAGATAAAAAGGAAACCTTTTTAGTAGTAGGTAAACATGATGCCAATGAATTTGGTGAGTACTTAAAGAAAAAGTATATCGATCATAAAAATATTCGCTTCATTGGAGGAGTTTATAATTTAGAGCATTTAAATAACCTTAGACATTTTTCTAATTTATATTTTCACGGGCACTCGGTAGGAGGAACAAATCCTTCTTTACTAGAAGCCATGGCATCTACCACATTAATTATTGCAAATGATAATGTATTTAATAAAGCAATTTTAAATGAAGATGCTTTCTATTTTACAGACAAAAATGAAGTCGCTAAATATATCGACACCATAAATAAAGAAGCGTATCAAGATAAAATCACTAATAATTTTAAGAAAATAGAAGACACCTTTAATTGGAATAAAATTAATAATGAATACCTGAAACTCTTGCTAAAAGCGTTAAAAGAAAAGAAATAA